TGGAGATCAAGCTTCGGGAGGTGGTTCGGCATCCAGGCTCTTGAGCAGGACTTCCAACTCCCGCCGCCGCGGTTCCAACTCGGCTCGTATCGCGTACAGGTTCAGCCAGTAAACGAACCCGAAGACGGCCGCGAAGATAACGGCAGCCAGGAAGGCGGCGAGGACCATGAAGAGGCCGCCCGTTCGTTCCCGCCAGGTGGACTGGACCATGAAGGCCATCCCGGCCAGGGCGAGGGGGAGCAGATACCACAGGTGGACGCTGCGGAGCAGTTGGATTTGATGGTCGACACGCGTCAGCAGATCGGCCACGAACGGGCGAAGCGGCTCGTCGGGAGAGGAACGGCGACGGTTCTGACGCACCCGGTCGATCAGCATGTAACCGGCGACCCAGGCGAAGGCGGGGATCATCAGATACCAACTCCAGGGGAGGGCCGCCTGGAATCCCAGATAGGCCCAAAGGGGGATCATGATGAGGGCGACGCCGACCTCGCGGGCGTCACGCCAGAAGATCATGGCGTCGAAGGACCGCCCGTAGCGCCGAACCTCATCGACGAGCACGGCGGGATCGACCGTCAGGCGGGTCTGCGACGACTGATCCCGCCACACCTGTTTCAGATCGTCAGGGTTCATGGGGTTCCCCATTGAGTAGTTCGCTCAGAGCCTTCCTCGCGCGGGTCAATCGCACGCTGACGTTCCCCTCGGAGATCCCCAGCACCTCGGCGATCTGGCGATAGCTCAGGTCGTCGAGATAGAGGAGGACCAGGGCGGCGTCGGTTTCGGACAGTCGGCGGACGGCGGCGTAGAGGCGTTCGACGATTTCGCGATCCTGGGCCTGCCGTGCCGCGTCCGGCCCCGAGGACGGCAGTTCCTCGACCTCGATGAGCGAACGCCCATGAGAGCGGCGCCGGTGTTCCCGCCGTCGCCAGGCGATGGCGGTGTTCAGCGCCACGCGGTAAGCCCAGGTGGACGCAACGGCCCGGCCCTCGAATCTCGGGAGCGACCGCCAGACCTGAAGCAGGATCTCCTGAACCAGGTCCTGGCGTTCCTCGGCCGTCGGCGTATAGGCGCGGGCGACTTTCAGCACGGCCCCGGCGTGTTCCGTGAGCCAGGCCTTGAAAACGGCTTCCGGGTCGTCGATCGCCAACGCGTTCGTCCTCCTCGGAAGGATTGGTCGTCCGTCACAACTGGACCTTACAGGAAAGACGCGGATCGATCGGGGCCGTCAGATTTCGGCGATCGTGCTCATACTCCTATACGAGGGGATGATCGGCGAACCTTCGAGCCGCGCGTCCCGCCCCGAACGGTAGGACGACCGCGGGCCTTGATGGTTTCTCGCCGATCGAAGCCAGCGCTGGAGCGGACGTAATCACCATGATCCCTTCGCTTTACCAACGATCAAAGGCCTCTCGAAGTGCGGCGAACGAACCCATTTCGGAGCCGCGCGAGTCGGACGGCTGCGTGGACGTCGGCGATCGCGAACGCACGACGATCGTGGGCTTGGCTCCCCACTTCGAGGCACCCGGTTTCAACTCTCGATCCAGGAATGGCTTTCGGCGGGTGCTGGCGGACTTGAGCGCGCACTGTCCGAAAAGCGACCGAACGGAGCCAATCCCGGCGAGGGGAGATGATGGCCTTCGTGCTTGGCTTCACATGAGTTGCGCCGAATCGGCTCTGTTTGTCCTCGCCGCGAACGAAGCCGTTTCAGGAGGTCGTCGCGTGAGCCTGGTCCCAGGCTCGGGGGATGTGCAGGCAGTCGGGCTCAGCGGCGTAGGGGTCGCCTGTGACGGCGAAAGCCCGCGCGCGGCTGCCGCCGCAGATGTGGCGGTACTCGCAGACGCCGCACTTGCCGCCGAACGAATCCGCATCGCGCAGGCGACGGAAGACGGGCGAGTTCTGGTAGACGTCGACCACGTTGCTGTGCGGGAAGAGGCCGCAGGTCATCGGCAGGAACCCGCTGGGGTGAATCAACCCGCAGCAGCCGACGAACATGATCCCCCGGCCATCGTTCACGCCGGGGAGCCCACCGTTCCAGCCCCGCGCCGACATCCGCAACGGTTCGGCCCCGCCCGACTCCTTTCGCCTTTGCAGGACGTAACGACGGTAGTGCATCCCCTCCGTCGTCTTGATCATGAACGAGTGCTCGCGGGAAAGCTTCCAGAGCCGCTCGAACGCCTGCTCGTAACGCTCGGCGTCGAGGCGAAGGTCGGCGGTGGCCCGGCCGACCGGAATGATCAGGAAGAGCGACCACAGGGCGATCCCGCGCAGCTCCAGAAGGTCGGCGATGGCCTCCAGTTGGGGGAACGTGCCGGGCGTCAGGGTTGTATTAACCTGAACGGGAATGCCAGCCTCGCGGGCGTCGTCCATGATCCGTTGCGTCATGTCGAAGGATCCCGCCACCCCCCGAACGCGATCGTGGGTCTCGGCGTCGACGCCGTCGAGCGAGACGGCCATCCGACCGATGCCGGCTTCCTTGAGGCGACGGATCGCGTCGGCCGTCACCAGGGGGGTCGGCGACGGGGTGATCGCCGTTTGCAGCCCGACTCCGGCGGCGTGTCGGATCAGGTCGAAGAGATCGGGCCGCTTGAGGGGGTCGCCGCCGGTGAAGACGAGCAGAGGGGGCTCGGGGAAGCTGGCGATCTGATCGATGAGCCTCAGGGACTCGGCCGTCGACAGTTCGGCGGGGTCGGGTCGAGCCTGGGCGCAGGCCCGGCAATGGAGGCAGACGAGATCGCAGGCCCGGGTGACCTCGTAAAAGACGATCATCGGGCTCTTGTCGAAGTTGCGGCGGCGGACCCAGTCAGGGGGCGATCCGCCCGTCGCACGATCGGCGTGCGGGAGGGCGTGGGGATGGCTCATGGCAGGATGAGCCGCGACCGCGGCGTGCGGCCGGCGGCGGACCTCGATAGACTAGATGTCTCTGATTCGATCCTAGCCGATC
The Paludisphaera rhizosphaerae DNA segment above includes these coding regions:
- a CDS encoding TIGR04053 family radical SAM/SPASM domain-containing protein, whose protein sequence is MSHPHALPHADRATGGSPPDWVRRRNFDKSPMIVFYEVTRACDLVCLHCRACAQARPDPAELSTAESLRLIDQIASFPEPPLLVFTGGDPLKRPDLFDLIRHAAGVGLQTAITPSPTPLVTADAIRRLKEAGIGRMAVSLDGVDAETHDRVRGVAGSFDMTQRIMDDAREAGIPVQVNTTLTPGTFPQLEAIADLLELRGIALWSLFLIIPVGRATADLRLDAERYEQAFERLWKLSREHSFMIKTTEGMHYRRYVLQRRKESGGAEPLRMSARGWNGGLPGVNDGRGIMFVGCCGLIHPSGFLPMTCGLFPHSNVVDVYQNSPVFRRLRDADSFGGKCGVCEYRHICGGSRARAFAVTGDPYAAEPDCLHIPRAWDQAHATTS
- a CDS encoding RNA polymerase sigma factor — encoded protein: MAIDDPEAVFKAWLTEHAGAVLKVARAYTPTAEERQDLVQEILLQVWRSLPRFEGRAVASTWAYRVALNTAIAWRRREHRRRSHGRSLIEVEELPSSGPDAARQAQDREIVERLYAAVRRLSETDAALVLLYLDDLSYRQIAEVLGISEGNVSVRLTRARKALSELLNGEPHEP